In Pseudomonas oryzihabitans, the DNA window GGCCGGAGCGCCTCGGGGCGGCCCAGCACCAGGCGGGCGACGTGCAGGTTGGCGACGACGATGTCGTATACCACCATCAGCATGTAGCGCAGCAGCAGACCAGGACGCCGCAGGCGCGGGGCGCTGAGCAGGAAGTCCCGGCAGAGCAGCGGGATCCCCCAGCCTAACAGCAGGCCCAGCAGCAACTGGCCCAGGCTCAGGCTGTTGTTGAGCAGCAGCCAGGTCAGGGTCAGCAGCCCGGTGAGCAGTGGGTGCGGTAGCCAGCGTTTCATGGGCCAACCTCCCGGACGATGTCGAAGTAGGCGGAGACATCCAGCAGTTGCCGGGCGGTTTCCAGGGCGTAGCCATGCAGCGGAGCCGCCGCAGCCATCAGCAGGGGGCTGCCCAGCAGCAGGCCGAGGGTCGCGGCGAGCTGGATGCGATCGAGGCGCACCTCCAGGGCCACGTTGTTGGCGCGCCAGAACAGCGTCGTGCCGGCGCGGGACAGGGCGATGATCATGCCCAGCCCACCCAGCAGCACCACCGGCCAGATGATCAGCGCCGGCCAGGCGGTACCGGTGGCCTGCAGGAGCATCACCTTGCCGAGAAAGCCGGGGAAGGGCGGCAGCCCGGCGACGGAGACCGCGCCGAGAAAGAACAACCCGCCCAATAGACGCGGATGACGCAGCTCGGGTCCGCTTTTGAGGATGTCGCCCTGGAGGCCGCGCTGCTGAGCGATGAGGTCGGCCAGCAGGAACAGGGCGCCGGCGATCCAGGTGCTGTGCACCAGGTAGAAGAAGGCAGCGGCCAGGCCCGCGACGCTGCCCAGGGCGACGCCGGTAAGTAGCATGCCGACCGAGATGACCACCAGATAGCCAAGCAGCGCCTTGAGGTGATGGGCGGCCAGGGCGCCGAACACCCCGGCGGCCAGGGTGACCGCCGCCAGCGGCCAGAGCCAGGGCAGCACATAGTGCGCAAGCGGCCCAGCCGCGGCGCCGAACACCAGTAGGAAGACGCGGACGATGGCGTAGAGTCCGACCTTGGTCATGATGGCGAACAGCGCGGCGACTGGCGCGCTGGCCGTGGAATAGGCGCTGGGCAGCCAGAAGTACAGCGGCAGGATGGCGCCCTTGAGGCCAAAGACCACCAGCAGCAGGAAGCCCGCAGCGGCCAACAGGGGCGCGCGCTCGGGGTCGGCGCTAGCTA includes these proteins:
- a CDS encoding Na+/H+ antiporter subunit E: MKRWLPHPLLTGLLTLTWLLLNNSLSLGQLLLGLLLGWGIPLLCRDFLLSAPRLRRPGLLLRYMLMVVYDIVVANLHVARLVLGRPEALRPAFIEVPIDIEDEFLLTLLACVVSLTPGTVSSGLSGDRKTLLLHGLDVEDKEAMILQVKTRYEAPLKEIFECSPT
- a CDS encoding monovalent cation/H+ antiporter subunit D; this encodes MNHLIILPILVPLFTGGFLLMRPRLSARASRGLSLLATWALLPLAVLLLQRASSGQLEVYALGDWAAPFGIVLLLDRLAALMLLTVAVLAAGAVLYACRGDDARGPDFHALFQFQLLGINGAFLTGDLFNLFVFFEILLIASYALLVHGAGPDRIRAGLHYVVLNLVGSALFLIGIGLLYGLLGTLNMADLGLKVASADPERAPLLAAAGFLLLVVFGLKGAILPLYFWLPSAYSTASAPVAALFAIMTKVGLYAIVRVFLLVFGAAAGPLAHYVLPWLWPLAAVTLAAGVFGALAAHHLKALLGYLVVISVGMLLTGVALGSVAGLAAAFFYLVHSTWIAGALFLLADLIAQQRGLQGDILKSGPELRHPRLLGGLFFLGAVSVAGLPPFPGFLGKVMLLQATGTAWPALIIWPVVLLGGLGMIIALSRAGTTLFWRANNVALEVRLDRIQLAATLGLLLGSPLLMAAAAPLHGYALETARQLLDVSAYFDIVREVGP